One window of the Nicotiana tabacum cultivar K326 chromosome 4, ASM71507v2, whole genome shotgun sequence genome contains the following:
- the LOC107759665 gene encoding putative mitochondrial protein AtMg00860: MTVVKNEYNKLIPTRTVTGWRMCIEYKRLNDATRKDPFPLSFIDQMLEKVAGHGCYCFLDGRMPFGLSTHLVLNWEKCNFMVKEKIVLGHKVTAHGIEVDKAKVDRIARLPPPTSVKSIRNFLGHAGFYRRFIKNFSSITKLLTALLVKNVKVVFTVESLRAFELIKKKLVSAPIMVTPDWSQPFRIVCDSSDVVVGQVLGQRKNKMFRPIYCASRT, from the exons ATGACAGTGGTGAAGAATGAATATAATAAATTAATCCCCACAAGAACAGTCACTGGGTGGAGAATGTGCATTGAGTATAAAAGGCTGAATGATGCAACAAGGAAGGACCCCTTTCCACTTtcctttattgatcaaatgctcgaGAAAGTGGCTGGACATGGATGTTACtgcttcttggatgg gaggatgccatttgggttgt CCACCCACTTGGTTCTTAACTGGGAGAAATGTAACTTCATGGTGAAAGAGAAAATTGTCCTGGGCCACAAAGTGACTGCACATGGCATTGAAGTTGATAAAGCTAAGGTTGATAGAATTGCTAGGCTCCCTCCACCGACTTCTGTGAAAAGCATAAGGAATTTCTTGGGACATGCTGGGTTCTATAGGAGGTTCATCAAAAACTTTTCCAGCATTACCAAGCTGTTGACTGCATTGCTAGTGAAGAATGTCAAGGTTGTTTTCACTGTGGAGTCCTTAAGAGCATTCGAATTGATAAAGAAAAAGCTTGTGAGTGCTCCTATTATGGTGACACCTGATTGGAGCCAGCCATTTAGGATAGTGTGTGATTCCAGTGATGTAGTTGTTGGGCAAGTTCTGGGGCAAAGAAAAAATAAGATGTTTAGGCCCATCTACTGTGCAAGCAGGACGtga